One genomic region from Salinicola endophyticus encodes:
- the atpG gene encoding F0F1 ATP synthase subunit gamma: MAAAKEIKSQIGSIKNTQKITSAMEMVAASKMRRAQDRMAASQPYANLIRRVVGHVAKANPEYRHEYTLEREVKRVGYIVVSSDRGLAGGLNVNLFKAVVNHARDWHDKGVGADFAAIGSKAGGFFRKRGGNLLAAKKGLGDAPEVQDLVGSIKVMLDAFDEGSLDRLYVVYNEFVNTMSQKPVVRQLLPLEAVEDDTQGDEQPSPGTNQGNWDYLYEPDAKTLLDHLLVRYVESQVYQAVVENAACEQAARMIAMKNATDNAGNLIDDLQLVYNKARQAAITQEISEIVGGAAAV; this comes from the coding sequence ATGGCAGCTGCAAAAGAGATCAAATCCCAGATCGGGAGCATCAAGAACACGCAGAAAATCACCAGCGCCATGGAAATGGTCGCTGCGTCGAAAATGCGTCGGGCCCAGGACCGCATGGCGGCCAGCCAGCCCTATGCCAACCTGATCCGCCGGGTGGTCGGCCACGTCGCCAAGGCCAATCCGGAGTACCGTCACGAATATACCCTCGAGCGTGAGGTCAAGCGCGTGGGCTATATCGTGGTCTCCAGTGATCGGGGCCTGGCCGGCGGCTTGAACGTCAATCTGTTCAAGGCCGTGGTCAACCACGCCCGCGACTGGCACGACAAGGGTGTCGGCGCCGACTTCGCGGCCATCGGCAGCAAGGCCGGCGGCTTCTTCCGCAAGCGTGGCGGCAATCTGCTGGCGGCCAAGAAAGGGCTCGGCGATGCGCCGGAAGTCCAGGATCTGGTCGGCAGCATCAAGGTGATGCTCGATGCCTTCGACGAAGGCAGTCTGGATCGGCTCTACGTGGTGTACAACGAGTTCGTCAACACCATGAGCCAGAAACCCGTGGTGCGTCAGCTCCTGCCGCTCGAGGCGGTCGAGGACGACACCCAAGGCGATGAACAACCCAGTCCCGGTACGAATCAGGGTAATTGGGACTACCTGTATGAGCCGGATGCCAAGACCCTGCTCGATCACCTGCTGGTTCGCTACGTCGAATCCCAGGTGTATCAGGCCGTGGTCGAGAACGCGGCCTGCGAGCAGGCTGCGCGCATGATCGCGATGAAGAACGCGACCGACAACGCTGGCAATCTGATTGACGATCTGCAACTGGTGTACAACAAGGCGCGTCAGGCGGCCATTACCCAGGAAATTTCGGAAATCGTCGGTGGTGCCGCGGCGGTATGA